A stretch of DNA from Veillonellales bacterium:
TCGCCAGCATCATAATGCTCAGATAATAATATAAACTGCGGTCGCTGGTAACATCCTGCAACAGGCTACCGCCGCCGCTGATTAACAAATCACTGTGAGACAGTACCCGTACAATCTCCGGATAGTTTAAACGGTGTATCGCCGCTACGCCGTGCCGCTCCCGGGTATCAACCGGATTGCCGGAAATGACGGTCAATTTTACCTCAGGATCCAGATCCGTTAATACCTCGATCATCGCCGTCAGCATCGCCTCATCGCCGGCATTGGCGAAGCCGTAATACCCGGAAATTACGATCTCACTCATCTTGGGCAGGTCTCCTTCCCAACAGAAACGACAGATAATGAAGGATCTGCACGCCAATTACCGCCAAAATGCCAAAAGCGATTCCCGCCGCCAAACCGTCCAATCCCCGGACAAAAGACATAAGAATCGGGGTACGGATATGAGCGAAGGTTTCCACCAGGGAACCCTGGCCGATCGTCGCCGCCACTACCAGCGCATAATGAAGCACCCGGGGCCACTGACGGTACAGTGCCATTACCGCCAAAATAAACGCGGGATGACCGATCATAAATTCCTTTTCCCGCGGCCGGGCATACATGGCTTGCTCCAAAAATGAGCGGAATTTCAGTTCCACATTCGGCACCGGTACCCCGGCAGTATGTCCCGAACGACCGACGAACACCCAGGCGCCTACCGCCACAACCGCCAATACCAGCAATGATTTGATATAAACCGGATAATCCAGAATCCGAACCATCTGCTGCCAGACACTGCGGGGTTCGACCGACTTGCTGAACAGACTGTACCTGGCCAGATAAGTCAGGGATATTAATAGCAGCGGCGCCACAAAGGTTAGTTTCACACCGCGGAATATTTCCATTTCCAATAGAAAACGAACATCGCCCAGCAAAGCGCCGACATAAAAGCCGCCAATCAGCGATAAACAAACCGTGATTGCCAGATCCCGCACACCGTCAATTAAAATTCGGGTCAAGGGAGCTCCGCCGTGAGGCGGGGCACTGCGCCAGCGATCCAGCTGCCAGGTCATGGCCAGCACCGGGAACAAAATAGCGCTTGCCGTCGCTGCGGCCTGCCTTACAAGCATACCGCCTTTGAATAGAGGCAGAGTCAAAATCAGCCCGATAACCACCAGCAAAATATATTGATAGCGTCGGGAAAATGGACGCACCAATGTCAAAAATAATACTCCGGCGGCCGTAGCCCCGACAATCACCACTGCCAGCAGCAGCGGGCTGGGAAAATACGGTCGAAAGGTACCGGCCCGGCCTAAAGTAAAGTTTTTTGCCAACAAAGCATCCCGGATTCCGGATACATAGGCCAGATTCGTCTCCACCAGCGTCTTGCCGGCTTCCGGCTTATCGTATTTGCGCAGTAGATTAATACGAATATTCCGTTCCTGATCGGTCAGCTGCCAGCGTTGAATCGCCTCGGCCAGTTTCAGTTTCGGCTGCTCATCTTTGGGAATGACATAGGCCCGGGCTGCCTGATAATCATTAGCCGCCGCCAGTGGAAGAAGCCCCTCCTGTTTCACAAACTGCAGCTGCAGAGGATGTTCAATCATAGCCAGTGTCAGCCTCCTGGCTTTCATCTGCTGTACGACCAATGGCAGCTGATCCGGAAACCCTAATGTCTGTTCGCCGACAAACATAATACCGGAAACATTGTCCACAGCGTCCAGACGCTGAAATACGGCTTCCACATCTTCCGCCCGAACTTTTGTATAATTCGTCGGCCGCGCCATAACGTAAAAGCCCTGCCCAACTACCTCCCGCATCTCATCGGTAGGCAGTCCCAGATTCCATTTAAGTATTTTCTCAAAATTTGCTTTTACATCCAGCACCGGATGAATGCCGTCGGTAAGCAAAGCTACTCGATCCGGGCTTAACCGGCGAATCAGATCACTTTGCACTTCGGCAAACACCTGTTGATCCTGCCCCACGACATACACATCGTCGGACTGAATCATTCCTTCTTCTACCAGGCGCCGCCAGTTGGCTTCCATTAGAGCGCCGGTTCGGTATTGATGGAGAATTTGGGCACCGGATACAGCGGTCACTTTACCGCTTTTATTCAGCTTTTCCAACGTCATTTCATACACTGCCAGAGAAGTAACCCCGGACTCTTTGAACTCCTGCATTAGCGTATGAACGGGAATACCCTCTATCTGAGCCAGCTCCACAACCTCTTCATAGTCCATTACCATCTCGACTTGATAATTGCTCTCCTCTACCTGATGGCGCTGCCAGCCAATCGTCAGTGCCGCTGCAAAACCAATAAAGATGAGGGCGACCAAAACCTTGTTATATCTAAACTCGATCAAAAATCTCTCCACCTTACACAAAAATATCATTGACAAAAATATACATAATAACGATTAGTATGCACCAATTACAAATTGTTAAACCTGCCGCAGCCGATGCGGCAGATTATGTGCGAATTTATGTTATTCTGCCACTTCCTGCTAATATCCTGCCGCCGGAAGAAATTTATTTGCCGCTCCCTCCCTGATTATCGGTATAAATCACTACTTTTCCCTGCTCCATTACGACATCCCGCACCGTTACCCCAAACGGCAGCTTCTTCAAATCCAGGAGCGGAATTTCGGTTAGCGCCGCACCGCCGATATTACCCACAACCGTATTATTGATCAAAAACCGCTCGGTAACAAACTTCACCTTTTGGCTGTCAACAGCAATACGCCCCTCCAGAGTAATCCCCACATTGGCAAAATTGCCAATGGCGAAACTGCTGCTGGCCGTCACCTTATCGGGGGTAATCGCCACAGCCGCATTCCTGATTCCCTTTACCGACTGGTTCAAATAACGGGCCAGTTCCGCCTCAGTCAGCGTTCCCACAACCTGAACATTCCCCACTGACTGAAGCACAATGGTCTGATGTTCCAGCAGAGCGTTCCGGTCCAGCTGCACATCAGTCATCACACCATTCAGTTCACTGAATGTCAATTTATCGGTTTTGGCATTGACCGCCGACAGGGTGATCTTGTCAAAGCTGCCCCCCAGCATTCCCAGGGCCGGCTTCTTCTCCAACTGGACACTGACCTGATCGCTGCCGGTCTGACTCTTCATCCCCTGGGACACCATCTGGGAAACAACAGGGGGCAACAGCATCTGGCCGGCTGCCAGCAGTACGCCCAGCACTGCCAAAATTCCAATCAGGCGTTTCATCTCGACGCCTCCTTTTCCCTTCCTTACAAACCCTTTTTTAAATAGGCTTCAATGAAAGGATCAATTTCACCGTCCATTACGGCCTGCACATTGCCGGTTTCTTCATTGGTACGGTGATCCTTGACCATGCTGTAGGGATGAAATACGTAGGAACGGATTTGACTGCCCCATTCAATGGCCTGATATTCACCGCCCAGTTCGGTTTTCATCGCCGCCTGCTTTTGCCGTTCCAATTCAAACAATTTAGCCCGCAGCAGCCGCATACACTGTTCCCTATTCTGGATTTGCGACCGCTCGCTTTGACATTGAGCCACCGTACCTGTAGGCAGATGGGTCATCCGCACGGCGGAATCCGTCTTATTAATATGCTGACCGCCGGCGCCGCTGGCCCGATAAGTATCGACCCGCAAATCCGCCGGATTAATTTCAATCTCCACCGTGTCGTCAATTTCCGGCATCACATCCACCGCCGCAAACGAAGTATGACGGCGGCCGCTGGCATCAAAGGGGGAAATCCGCACCAAACGGTGCACCCCTTTTTCCGCCTTTAAATACCCGTAAGCATTATGCCCGGAAATCAGCATGGTCGCACTTTTGACCCCGGCTTCATCTCCCGCCAGAAAATCCATCGTCTCGACCTTAAAATTATTTTTTTCCGCCCAGCGGACATACATTCTAAGCAGCATCTGGCACCAATCCTGAGCCTCCGTACCACCCGCACCGGCATGCAGTGTCAAAATGGCATTATTGGCATCATATTCCCCGGACAGCATCAGCGTCAGCTCCAGATGTTCAATATCATCATTAATCTGCTGCAAGGCAGCAGACACCTCCGGATAGACGCTTTCATCCTGCTCATCCATCCCCAGCTGCCACAAAACCGCCAAATCACTGTAACGATCATGAATCCGATGATACCCGCCGGCCGAATCTTTCAGCGCCGTTACTTCCTGCATCACCTTCTGCGCCGCTTCCGGTTCGTCCCAGAAACCAGGCGCGCCCATTTCATTTTCTAAATCGGCAATTTTCTCCTCTTTACCGGCTACGTCAAAGAGAAACCCTGATTTCTTCTATTTTTTCCTCTAATTTGCTCAGTTCTACCCGTAAATCTTCCAACAAGTCCCTCGCCTCCAAAAATTATCACTTATTTAAACCGCAGCAGCGTTTGTATTTCTTGCCCGAACCGCAGGGGCACAGGTCATTCCGACCGATATGCTCCTTGTTGACCACCGGCTGATGAACCGGCTTCTCCTGATCCCCCTCGCCGTGAGTCGCCTGGGCATTTTGCAAATGATCTTCCGGCTGAGACACAATATTCACCCGGTAGATATATTTCACAATATCTTCCTGAATATGATCAATCATCTGCTGGAACATATCATAGGCTTCGATCTTATACTCAATCAGCGGATCCCGCTGCCCGTAAGCGCGAAGCCCAATGCCTTCCCGCAGCATATCCATAGCATCCAGATGCTCCATCCATTTGGCATCCACCACTTTCAGCATAACAACCTTTTCCAATTCCCGCATGCTGTCGGCGCCAAACAACGTTTCCCTGGCATCATAAGCCTGAGTGGCAACAGCCAAAAGTTCCTCCCGCAGCTCTTCCCGGCTGAGTTTTTCCAATTCAGCCTGTTTCAAACGGCCCTCGGGGGCAAAATATTCTTCGCAGGCTTCAATTAAACCGGCATAATCCCACTCTTCCGGATATACTTTTTCATCCGCATACAATTCCATAGACTGGTCAAGCATCTTTTCAACCATATTGAAAATATTTTCCCGCATATTGTCGCCGGTCAGAATCTGACGGCGCTGACCGTAAATCACTTCCCGCTGCTGGTTCATCACATCGTCATACTCCAGCACATGTTTCCGCATGTTAAAGTTGCGGGCTTCCACTTTCTTCTGAGCCTGCTCAATGGAGCGGGTTATCAGCTTATGCTCAATCGGCTCATCTTCTTCCATTCCCAGCTTATCCATAATACTGGAAATGTTATCGGAACCGAACAGCCGCATCAAATCATCTTCCAGCGACAAGTAGAACCGGGTCGATCCGGGATCCCCCTGACGGCCGCAGCGGCCCCGCAGCTGGTTGTCAATCCGGCGGCTCTCATGCCGTTCGGTACCTACGATATGCAAACCGCCTAATTCCGGCACTCCTTCACCCAACACAATATCCGTGCCACGTCCGGCCATATTGGTCGCAATCGTAACCGCTCCCCGCTGACCGGCGCCGGCCACAATTTCAGCTTCCATTTCATGAAACTTAGCGTTCAGCACATTATGGGGAACACCCTGCCGCTTTAACAGCCCGCTCAGCTCCTCCGACTGAACAATCGAAGTCGTCCCGACCAGCAGCGGCTGGCCTTTGGCGTGGCGCTCGGCAATCTCCTTGACGACCGCCTTATATTTGGCCCGCTTCGTCTTATAAATCGTATCCGGGAAATCCTCCCGGCGAACCGGCATATTCGTAGGAATCACAATAACATCCAAATTGTAAATCTTGCGGAATTCCGACTCCTCCGTCTTGGCCGTACCGGTCATCCCGGCCAGCTTCCCATACATCCGAAAATAATTCTGGAAGGTGATCGAAGCCAGCGTCTGGCTCTCCCGCTCAATCTTCACATTTTCCTTCGCCTCTATCGCCTGATGCAAACCGTCGGAATAACGGCGGCCGAACATCAACCGTCCGGTAAATTCATCGACAATAATCACTTCGCCGTCCTTCACCACATAATCCCGGTCCCGTTTCATCAAAGCCTGGGCTTTCAAAGCCTGAGTAAAGTGGTGAGACAGTTCGATATTTTCACTTTCATATAAATTTTTTACATTTAAAGCCTTTTCAGCCTTAGCAATCCCGCTTTCCGTCGGCGCTACCGTATGGAGTTTTTCATCCACCGTATAATCGTCGCCTTCTTTCAGCTTCGGCACCACCTTGGCCAGAACGTAATACAAATCAGTGGACTTTTCCCCCGGACCGGAAATAATCAGCGGCGTCCGGGCCTCATCCACCAAAATACTGTCCACTTCATCGACAATAGCGTAATTTAGCTCCCGCTGCACCATTTGATCCTTATAAATAACCATATTATCCCGTAAATAGTCGAAACCGAATTCATTATTCGTCCCATATGTAACATCGGCATTATAGGCCATACGCCGCTCGGGAAAATCCAGGCCGTGAACCACCAGACCAACCGACAATCCCAGGAAGCGGTACAATTTCCCCATCCACTCGCTGTCACGACGAGCCAGATAATCGTTGACCGTAACCACATGAACGCCCTTCCCGGTTAAGGCATTTAAATAAACCGGCAGCGTCGCCACTAAGGTTTTCCCTTCACCGGTACGCATCTCGGCAATATTTCCCTCATGCAGCGTAATACCGCCCAGCATCTGCACATCAAAATGGCGCATCCCCAGGATCCGGCGGGAAGCTTCCCGTACCACGGCAAAAGCCTCCGGCAGAAGCTCCTCCAGTGTTTCGCCATCCTCCAGACGGCGTTTGAACTCCCCTGTCTTCCCCGTCAGGGAAACATCGCTCATATTTTGCAGCTCCGGCTCCAGACGACTAATGTTTTCCACATATTCCGTCATACGCTTTATTTCTTTTTCATTATCATCGCCAAACAAATTTTTGATAAAACTCAGCAACAAATATCAACTCCTTGATTCTGGCGCTTATATTCTTTATATAATACACCTATCTTAAAATTTTATCAGAGTCCGGAAGGAAAGTCAAAAATAGGATGACCGTCCTTAAACCGCTGGCAGCGTATCTTTTCGGCTATTTATGTCAATACTGAAACTAAGCAAAATATTCCAGTCTGCGCTGAAATTTCAAATAAAGGAGCGTGTCCCTGCCCATGAATAAAATTGAAACTATCGGACAAATTGCCGATTTAAAAGACACCGGCTATAAAAACGCCCTGGCAGTCTCCGTCTTAATCGAACTGCTGATTGATAAAGGCCTGTTCACCCGGCAGGAATTTGCCGCCAAAGCCAGCCGGGTGGACAGGGATACTTTGGCCGAAGCCGCTCTGCTGTGCCGGATGAACCGCTGACATTATAAAAAATCACCGGAGCATCTGCCCCGGTGATTTTTATTTTCTCTTAAAATTCCGGCTCAATCAAGCCGTAGTTGCCGTCGCGGCGGCGATACACCACATTGACTTCTTCCGTCTCTGAATTCGCAAACACATAGAAATCATGATTGATCAAGTTCATCTGCATAACCGCTTCCTGCACATCCATCGGTTTTACAGCAAACCGCTTTGTCTTCACAACCCGAAACTCATCACTGTCCGTAACTTCCTGACTCACATTGGGTACTAACTCGCCTTTAAAGGTTCCCCCCCGGAGTTTTCGCGCCAGTTTGGTTTTATATTTTTCAATCTGCTTTTCCAGCTTTTCAATTACAAGATCAATGGAAGTATACATATCGGCTGTCGACTCTTCGCCCCGCAGCAACATGCCATTAACAGGTACGGTAACCTCAACGATATGCCGTCCCTTTTCTACGGTGAGGATAACGGTAATCTCCCCAAGCGAGGCAAAATACTTAGTTACCTTGCCGACACGCTTGGCAACATAATCCTTTAGCGCTGGTGTGATTTCAATGTTTTTTCCTCTTACAGTTATTGCCATAATACCACATCCCCTTTCTGCTTCCTACTTAGTATTATTCTCCTAAAAGGAAAAAATTCCTGTCACACAATTCTAAAAAATTAAAAACCCGGCCTAAGCCGGGTTGTTAATACAAGTGAAATAAAATTATGCCTTTGTAACGTTCGCTGCCTGAGGTCCGCGTGCACCTTCGACGATATCGAACTGTACTTCCTGGCCTTCAGTCAAAGTTTTGAAACCCTGTTCCTGAATTGCAGAGAAATGTACGAAAACGTCGCCGCCATCTTCTCTTTCAATAAATCCATAGCCCTTTTCGGAACTGAACCATTTAACTTTACCAATCATTCTAAAAACTCCTCCTAAAATAAACTACCGGTCAAAAGATGACCACGACATAGAGTATAGCACTTCTGGTTATAACTGTCAATGCAAATGAAAGAAAAGCCGAGAAAAATTTCTATTTTTTCCCATTATAATATTTTTGATAAAAAAGCCCTGGTCCGTTCTTCCCGGGCATGACTAAAAACAGCCTCCGGCGTTCCTTCTTCCACAATACACCCTTCATCCATAAAGAGCACCCGGTCGCCCACCTCCCGGGCAAACCCCATCTCGTGGGTAACAACCACCATTGTCATACCTTCCCGGGCCAAAGCCTTCATTACATCCAGCACTTCATTAATCATTTCCGGATCCAGCGCTGAAGTCGGTTCGTCAAACAGCATAACCCTAGGGCGCATCGCAAGTGCCCGGGCGATAGCCACCCGCTGCTGCTGCCCGCCGGAAAGCTGTTCCGGATAAGAATCCGCTTTATCCGACAACCCGACCTTAGCCAACAGATCCATAGCAATCTTTGCCGCGTCACCTTTCGAAAGCTTCCGAACCCGAACCGGCGCCAGCATGATATTCTCCCGTACTGACATATGGGGAAACAGATTAAACCGCTGGAATACCATCCCCACCTCAGCCCGGACTTTATTAATATTCGCCTTATTGGTCAAAGGAATCCCGTCAACCACAATTTCTCCTTCGCTGGGCTGCTCCAAAAAATTGATGCAGCGCAGCAGCGTACTTTTTCCCGAACCGCTGGGGCCGATGACTACAACAACCTCTTTTTCCTTGATATAATTGCTGATTCCCTTCAATACATGGAGACTGCCAAATTTTTTATGGACATTTTTAATGCTTATCATCAATTTTATACCTCCGCTCCAAATAATCCACCAAGCGGGAAATCGTCAGTGTCATCATGAGATAAATAAAGGCAACCGTCAGCCAGATTTCAAAAGAGCCGTACGTACGAGCGATAATCAATTGCCCCCGCCGGGTCAGTTCCTCAAAGCCGATCACCGAAACCAGGGAAGAATCTTTCAGCATAGCAATAAACTCATTACCCAGCGGCGGGATAATCCGCTTAAAAGCCTGAGGAAGAATCACAAAGCGCATAGTCTGAGCCCACGTCATCCCCAGGGACCGGCCGGCTTCCATTTGTCCTCTGTCAATGGATTGGATGCCGGCGCGAAAAATCTCCGCTACATAAGCGCCGCTATTAATACTGCAAGCCGTAATCGCCGCAATAAAAGGATCGATTCGCTGTCCAACAACAAGGGGCAGCGCAAAATAAATCAGAAAAATTTGCACCAGCAGCGGCGTACCGCGAATAAAGTCAACATAAACAGCAGCAGCAGCCTTAATCAGCCAGGTTTTCGACAGACGCGCCATCCCCACAAACATCCCGATCAGCAGGCCAAACCCCACACTCAAAGCGGTAATCTGTATCGTTACTCCAGCCCCCATCAATAACAGAGGAAAAGAACGCCCAATCAAATCAAAATCAAAATTCATCGTTGATCCACCCTTATTTAAGCTAATGATGTATATTCATGCACATTCAAATTATATGCACACATTTGGAGCCTGTCAATAGGCGTGTTTGGCGTTTGGCTCATAGCGCATGGCTCATAGCATTTGGAACTTGGCACTTGGCGGTTGGCGGTTGGCGGTTGACGGTTGACGCTAAATTATGTCATTGCGAGCCGCAGCGAAGCAATCTCACAGCTGCGGTTGCCTCTTCTGCGTTGAGATCGCCACGGCTAACGCCTTACGATGACACAACCTGGCTTCCCCGCTCACCATACACCGCAGTTGTAAAAAAAATAAGCGCGACATGTGTCGCGCTTATCCCGTTACCTTATTCCTGAGGCGGCTTTTTACCAAACCACTTTACGTATATTTTTTCATACTCGCCGTTCTTTTTCAATTCATCCAACGCCTTATCAATCTTCCCGATCAGTTCGGTGTTTTTCTTGGCAGTGGCAATCCCATAATCTTCGGCGCTGAGTAAATCGCCTACAGTTTTTACATCTTTCCCGCCGGCTTTAGTAATATAGTATTCATTCACCGGATTATCATTGATGACAGCCTCTACGCCGCCGGCTTTCAGTTCCATAAAAGCATCCGGCGGAGTATTGAACTCACGGACCTTGGCATTGTTGATTTTTTGCGCTTCCTTAGCGCCGGTAGTGCCAATCTGTACGGCGATATTTTTCCCCTCCAGATCTTTAAAACTCTTCACCGCGTTATTGTCCGCTTTGACAACGATACTTAACCCGGATTTATAATAAGGTTTGGAAAAATTCACTTTCTGGGCCCGTTCACTGTTAATTGTCATACCGGAAACGATTACATCGATATTGCCGGCTTCCAGTGCCGGAATCAGACCGTCAAAGCCCATACTGACAATTTGAACCTCATATCCCATTTGCTTCCCAATTGCTTGGATTAAATCCATATCGAACCCAACATAAGCCTTACTTTGTTCATCCTGAAACTCAAACGGAGCAAACCCCGGTTCCGTACCCACCTTCAAGACTTTCTGGTTAGGGGCCGCCGCCTTCTGCCCGCATCCGGTCAAGCCGAAAGCAAACAGAAACATACCTACCACAATAAGTGCAATCACCTTTTTCGACATAAAAATCCTCCTTTAATTTCGCTAATTCGTATTTATAATTATACATATGAGCGTATAAAATTTCAAGAACCATTTTTGAGCCATGACTCATAGCGCTTGGAGATTGGCACTTGGCACTTGGAAATTGGCACTTGGAAATTGGAAATTGGGACTTGGCTCATAGCGTTAGAACGAAGGGGCTCATGGCGCATGACTCATAGTCCAAGCTTCCAAACAAAAAGCCCGGAAATAAATCCCGGGCGTAATTTATATCGTTTCAGTCACCAAGATATCCCTATTCTTCGCCTTGCTCCTTACGGGCAGTAAAACAATCGCGGCAATAAATAGGACGATCATTGCGTGGTTTAAAAGGTACCTGGGTTACCGCACCGCACTGGGCACAAACTGCTTCGTACATTTCCCGCTGATGCCCTTCGCCGCCTTCACGGCTGCGTCTTCTGGCATCACGGCATTCGCGGCAACGCACCGGTTCATTT
This window harbors:
- a CDS encoding DUF5693 family protein, giving the protein MIEFRYNKVLVALIFIGFAAALTIGWQRHQVEESNYQVEMVMDYEEVVELAQIEGIPVHTLMQEFKESGVTSLAVYEMTLEKLNKSGKVTAVSGAQILHQYRTGALMEANWRRLVEEGMIQSDDVYVVGQDQQVFAEVQSDLIRRLSPDRVALLTDGIHPVLDVKANFEKILKWNLGLPTDEMREVVGQGFYVMARPTNYTKVRAEDVEAVFQRLDAVDNVSGIMFVGEQTLGFPDQLPLVVQQMKARRLTLAMIEHPLQLQFVKQEGLLPLAAANDYQAARAYVIPKDEQPKLKLAEAIQRWQLTDQERNIRINLLRKYDKPEAGKTLVETNLAYVSGIRDALLAKNFTLGRAGTFRPYFPSPLLLAVVIVGATAAGVLFLTLVRPFSRRYQYILLVVIGLILTLPLFKGGMLVRQAAATASAILFPVLAMTWQLDRWRSAPPHGGAPLTRILIDGVRDLAITVCLSLIGGFYVGALLGDVRFLLEMEIFRGVKLTFVAPLLLISLTYLARYSLFSKSVEPRSVWQQMVRILDYPVYIKSLLVLAVVAVGAWVFVGRSGHTAGVPVPNVELKFRSFLEQAMYARPREKEFMIGHPAFILAVMALYRQWPRVLHYALVVAATIGQGSLVETFAHIRTPILMSFVRGLDGLAAGIAFGILAVIGVQILHYLSFLLGRRPAQDE
- a CDS encoding DUF2993 domain-containing protein → MKRLIGILAVLGVLLAAGQMLLPPVVSQMVSQGMKSQTGSDQVSVQLEKKPALGMLGGSFDKITLSAVNAKTDKLTFSELNGVMTDVQLDRNALLEHQTIVLQSVGNVQVVGTLTEAELARYLNQSVKGIRNAAVAITPDKVTASSSFAIGNFANVGITLEGRIAVDSQKVKFVTERFLINNTVVGNIGGAALTEIPLLDLKKLPFGVTVRDVVMEQGKVVIYTDNQGGSGK
- the prfB gene encoding peptide chain release factor 2 (programmed frameshift), which gives rise to MLEDLRVELSKLEEKIEEIRVSLDVAGKEEKIADLENEMGAPGFWDEPEAAQKVMQEVTALKDSAGGYHRIHDRYSDLAVLWQLGMDEQDESVYPEVSAALQQINDDIEHLELTLMLSGEYDANNAILTLHAGAGGTEAQDWCQMLLRMYVRWAEKNNFKVETMDFLAGDEAGVKSATMLISGHNAYGYLKAEKGVHRLVRISPFDASGRRHTSFAAVDVMPEIDDTVEIEINPADLRVDTYRASGAGGQHINKTDSAVRMTHLPTGTVAQCQSERSQIQNREQCMRLLRAKLFELERQKQAAMKTELGGEYQAIEWGSQIRSYVFHPYSMVKDHRTNEETGNVQAVMDGEIDPFIEAYLKKGL
- the secA gene encoding preprotein translocase subunit SecA, with product MLSFIKNLFGDDNEKEIKRMTEYVENISRLEPELQNMSDVSLTGKTGEFKRRLEDGETLEELLPEAFAVVREASRRILGMRHFDVQMLGGITLHEGNIAEMRTGEGKTLVATLPVYLNALTGKGVHVVTVNDYLARRDSEWMGKLYRFLGLSVGLVVHGLDFPERRMAYNADVTYGTNNEFGFDYLRDNMVIYKDQMVQRELNYAIVDEVDSILVDEARTPLIISGPGEKSTDLYYVLAKVVPKLKEGDDYTVDEKLHTVAPTESGIAKAEKALNVKNLYESENIELSHHFTQALKAQALMKRDRDYVVKDGEVIIVDEFTGRLMFGRRYSDGLHQAIEAKENVKIERESQTLASITFQNYFRMYGKLAGMTGTAKTEESEFRKIYNLDVIVIPTNMPVRREDFPDTIYKTKRAKYKAVVKEIAERHAKGQPLLVGTTSIVQSEELSGLLKRQGVPHNVLNAKFHEMEAEIVAGAGQRGAVTIATNMAGRGTDIVLGEGVPELGGLHIVGTERHESRRIDNQLRGRCGRQGDPGSTRFYLSLEDDLMRLFGSDNISSIMDKLGMEEDEPIEHKLITRSIEQAQKKVEARNFNMRKHVLEYDDVMNQQREVIYGQRRQILTGDNMRENIFNMVEKMLDQSMELYADEKVYPEEWDYAGLIEACEEYFAPEGRLKQAELEKLSREELREELLAVATQAYDARETLFGADSMRELEKVVMLKVVDAKWMEHLDAMDMLREGIGLRAYGQRDPLIEYKIEAYDMFQQMIDHIQEDIVKYIYRVNIVSQPEDHLQNAQATHGEGDQEKPVHQPVVNKEHIGRNDLCPCGSGKKYKRCCGLNK
- the raiA gene encoding ribosome-associated translation inhibitor RaiA, which encodes MAITVRGKNIEITPALKDYVAKRVGKVTKYFASLGEITVILTVEKGRHIVEVTVPVNGMLLRGEESTADMYTSIDLVIEKLEKQIEKYKTKLARKLRGGTFKGELVPNVSQEVTDSDEFRVVKTKRFAVKPMDVQEAVMQMNLINHDFYVFANSETEEVNVVYRRRDGNYGLIEPEF
- a CDS encoding cold shock domain-containing protein — translated: MIGKVKWFSSEKGYGFIEREDGGDVFVHFSAIQEQGFKTLTEGQEVQFDIVEGARGPQAANVTKA
- a CDS encoding amino acid ABC transporter ATP-binding protein, encoding MISIKNVHKKFGSLHVLKGISNYIKEKEVVVVIGPSGSGKSTLLRCINFLEQPSEGEIVVDGIPLTNKANINKVRAEVGMVFQRFNLFPHMSVRENIMLAPVRVRKLSKGDAAKIAMDLLAKVGLSDKADSYPEQLSGGQQQRVAIARALAMRPRVMLFDEPTSALDPEMINEVLDVMKALAREGMTMVVVTHEMGFAREVGDRVLFMDEGCIVEEGTPEAVFSHAREERTRAFLSKIL
- a CDS encoding amino acid ABC transporter permease: MNFDFDLIGRSFPLLLMGAGVTIQITALSVGFGLLIGMFVGMARLSKTWLIKAAAAVYVDFIRGTPLLVQIFLIYFALPLVVGQRIDPFIAAITACSINSGAYVAEIFRAGIQSIDRGQMEAGRSLGMTWAQTMRFVILPQAFKRIIPPLGNEFIAMLKDSSLVSVIGFEELTRRGQLIIARTYGSFEIWLTVAFIYLMMTLTISRLVDYLERRYKIDDKH
- a CDS encoding basic amino acid ABC transporter substrate-binding protein → MSKKVIALIVVGMFLFAFGLTGCGQKAAAPNQKVLKVGTEPGFAPFEFQDEQSKAYVGFDMDLIQAIGKQMGYEVQIVSMGFDGLIPALEAGNIDVIVSGMTINSERAQKVNFSKPYYKSGLSIVVKADNNAVKSFKDLEGKNIAVQIGTTGAKEAQKINNAKVREFNTPPDAFMELKAGGVEAVINDNPVNEYYITKAGGKDVKTVGDLLSAEDYGIATAKKNTELIGKIDKALDELKKNGEYEKIYVKWFGKKPPQE
- a CDS encoding zinc-ribbon domain containing protein, yielding MAFQDKTLKCKDCGKEFVFTAGEQEFYAEKGFENEPVRCRECRDARRRSREGGEGHQREMYEAVCAQCGAVTQVPFKPRNDRPIYCRDCFTARKEQGEE